The genomic window AAACTCGGCTTCGTTTTAAAGAGATGGGCACTCAAGATGACTGACAACCGCGTGCAAACTGGGGGAAACGACCCGGATAAGATCCTGCTCAATGGGCTGACCTTTGATGATGTGCTTCTGCTGCCGGCCGAATCCAATATCGTGCCTTCGGAGGTAGACACCTCGGCGCAGTTTACCCGCAACATCCGGCTGGGAATCCCGCTGTCCTCGGCGGCCATGGACACGGTCACGGAAGCGCGCATGGCTATCGCGATGGCCCGCCAGGGCGGCATCGGCGTGCTGCACCGCAACCTGTCGACCCAGGAGCAGGCCGAGCAGGTGGAAACGGTCAAGCGTTCCGAGTCCGGTATGGTCACCGACCCGGTGGTGGCGTCGCCGGATATGACCATCGAGGAAGTCGACGCCCTGTGCGCGCGGTTCCGTATCTCCGGCCTGCCGGTGGTCGATGACAAAGGCGTCCTGCTGGGCATCTGCACCAACCGCGACATGCGCTTCGAGCCGGACTTCCAGCGCAAGGTCTCGGACATCATGACCTCCATGCCGCTGGTGGTGGCCAAGGAGGGCGTGTCCAAGAGCGAGGCCCTGAAGCTGCTGTCGAACAACAAGGTCGAGAAGCTGCCCATCGTGGACGACAACAACGTGCTGGTCGGCCTCATCACCGTCAAGGACTTCGTGAAGTCCGAGCAGTACCCGAACGCCTCCAAGGATTCCTCCGGCCGCCTGCTAGTCGCCGCCGGCATCGGCACCGGCGAGGAGTCCTACGAGCGCGCCGGCGCCTTGGTGGACGCCGGCGTTGACGTGCTGGTCGTCGACTCCGCCCACGCCCACAACAACCGCGTGCTGGAGATGGTCTCCCGCGTGAAGAAGGATTTCGGCCACCGCGTGGACGTCGTGGGTGGCAACCTGGCCACCCGCGAGGCCGCCCAGGCCATGATCGACGCGGGAGCCGACGCCATCAAGGTTGGCATCGGCCCGGGCTCCATCTGCACCACCCGCGTCGTCGCCGGCGTGGGCGCCCCGCAGATCACCGCCATCATGGAGGCCGCCGCCGTGGCCGGCCCGGCCGGCGTCCCGATCATCGGTGACGGCGGCATGCAGTACTCCGGCGACGTCGCCAAGGCCCTGGCCGCCGGCGCCGACACCGTGATGCTGGGCTCCATGTTCGCCGGCACCAAGGAAGCCCCGGGCGACACCGTCGTCGTGGGCGGCAAGCAGTACAAGCGCTACCGCGGCATGGGCTCCATGGGCGCCATGCAGGGCCGCGGCCTGAGCGGCGAGAAGCGCTCCTACTCCAAGGACCGCTACTTCCAGGCCGACGTCAGGAGCGAGGACAAGCTGGTGCCGGAGGGCGTGGAAGGCAAGGTTCCTTACCGCGGCGAGATCGACGCGATCACCCACCAGATCATCGGTGGCCTGCGCGCGGCCATGGGATACACTGGCTCGGCCTCCATTGCGGATCTCAAGACCAAGCGCTTCGTCCGCATCACCGCGGCCGGCCTGCGCGAGTCCCACCCGCACGATCTACAGCAGACCGTTGAGGCCCCGAACTACCGCTAAGCAGCGCGTAGGCAACCCGTTATACGACACGTAGCACTACCCGCAACGTCGCAACACTCACAGATAAGGAGCAGCACATGCGCGACTACGTAGAAATCGGACTGGGGCGGCAGGCGCAGCGCACCTACGACCTGGACGATATTTCCCTGGTGCCCACCCGGCGCACGCGTTCCTCGAAGGACGTGGACACCACCTGGCACATCGACGCCTATACCTTCGACATCCCGTTCGTCTCCCACCCGACCGACGCCCTGGCCACGCCGGAATTCGTCATCGAGATGGGCAAGCAGGGCGGCCTGGGTGTTATCAACGCCGAGGGCCTGTGGGGCCGGCATGCGGACTTGGAGACCGCGCTCGAGCAGGTCTATTCCCACCCGGGCGATAACTCCGTCCTGCAGGAGCTGCACGCCGCGGACCTGGACACGGATCTGCTGACCGAGCGCATCCGTCAGGTGCGGGAGGCCGGCGTGACCGTGGCGGTGCGCGTGTCCCCGCAAAACGCCCGCGAGCTGGCCCCGGTGGTTATCGCGGCCGGCGCGGAGCTGCTGTTCATTCAGGGCACCCTGATCTCCGCCGAACACGTCAGCACCGGCGGCGAGCCGCTGAACCTGAAGGAGTTCATCGGTTCCCTGGACGTGCCGGTCATCGCCGGCGGCGTGGCGGACTACACCACCGCCCTGCACCTGATGCGCACCGGTGCGGCCGGCGTCATCGTGGGCGGCGGCGTGAACACCAACCCGGAGACCGTCGGCATCGACGTGCCCCTGGCCACCGCCGTAGCGGATGCCGCGGCCGCGCGCCGGGACTACCTGGACGAGACCGGCGGGCGCTACGTGCACCTTTTGGCCGACGGCGACTTCGTTAACTCCGCCGAGATCAGCAAGGCCGTGGCCTGCGGCGCCGACGGCGTCGTCCTGGGCCCGCTTCTGGCTTCGGCCCGCGAGGCCGGCGGCAAGGGCTGGTACTGGCCGGCCGCCGCCGGGCACCCGCGCTTCCCGCGCGGCTTCGTGGACTATGCCGCCGTCCCTGGCGACCTGGACGTCGACTTCCTCGACGGCGAGGCCGAGCACAACGCTCCGAGTCTCGAGGTGGTTCTGCACGGCCCGTCGAACGAGCCCTTCGGCCAGTTCAACCTGGTCGGCGGCCTCAAACGCGCCATGGCCAAGTGCGGCTACACAGACCTGAAGTCCTTCCAGAAGGTCAACCTCGCCATCCGCGGCTAAGCCGGGGAAGGCACGCGGCATAAAGCGCAGTCCCGGGAAGCTAGAGCGTCCGAAGCCCGGGAAGCGCTGGTCGCGAAAGACAAGGAGGGCATCGCCAAGCACGGCGATGCCCTCCTTCGCGTCTTAGCGTGCGGACTCCCGGTCCGGTCGTGCCGGGGCGTTTAAGTGCGGCGGGCCCTAGCTGCCGGCGACGATGCCCCAGGCGGAGACGGCCATGATGACAAGGCCCACGATGAAGACGAAGATGGTGTCCGGCCGGGTGGCGTAGTGCTTGAAGGCGGTGGCCTTGCGGAAGAGCAGCATGGGCACGATGTAGACCAAGAAGGCGACGAAGATGCCGCCGACGACGGAGATGAAGTCCAGGATGGACGGGTTGTAGACCGCCACGGCGACCGACCCGATAAAGACCATCACGTAGATGACGTAGGTGAGCTTTTTGCCCGTGAGCTTGTCCGCGGTGCGCGGGGCGAGCACGCGGAAGATGTACTTGGTGCCCTCCTCGGTGCCCAGCATATGGCCGGAGAAGGACGAGGCGATGGCGCAGATGGCCACCACGGGGGCGAGGAAAGCCATGAACGGGGTGTGGGTGACGTTGGCAAAGTAGGACAGGATCGGGATGTTGGCTTCGCCCGCGGCGTCCATGCCTTCCGCGCCCATGGCCATGGAGCAGGACCAGACGAAAAACATCGTGAAGGCTACCAGCAGGCAGGCGGTGATTAGTTCCACCCGGGAGACTTGGCGCTCGGTGCCGGCGACGTCATCGCCGTGGCCCTGCTGGGCGTCGAGCGCGAACTGGGACAGCGCCGCCATGTGGCTAAAGGAGAAGACCAGCACCGGCAGGATGAGCAGCAGGGACTTCCACAGGGGCGTGTCCGACTGGTAGCTGTAGAAGCTGGCCAGGTCCCACTGCGGGATGAGGTAGAAGGAGACCACCGCCAGGGCGATGATCAGCGGGTAGACCAGCGCGCTGCCTAGCCAGAGCACGGCCTTCTTGCCGGCGGCGAAGGCGAGGGTGAGCACGCCGATACAGACACTGGCCAGCACCCAGCGGTTGATTTCCGGGCCGCCGAGCTGGTTGACGATGAAGCTGTCGACGGTGTTGGTGATACTGATGCCGTAGATCAGCACGGTGGGGTAGATGGCCAGCCAGTACAGCAGCGCCGTCGCCAGCCCGCGCTTTCGCCCGGTCAGCGCCGTGATGACCTGCAAAACGTCCAGGCCCTTGATGGGGGAGGCGGCCACGATGCGCGCGTAGGTGCGGTGGGAGAAAAACACCACGGGCCCGATGAACGCGGTGGCGATAAGCAGTGGCCAGAAGCCGAAGCTGCCGGCGTTAATCGGCAAAAAGAGGATGCCCGCGCCGACCGCGGTGCCGAATAAGGTGATGGCCCACGTCAGGTCGGAGCCGGCGGAGGAGTCTTCGCCCTCTACCGGGTCTTGGATGTCCTCTTCGTGGATGTGCTCTAGGTCGAATTCTTCGCGCGACTGCGCAATATGCTCCGGGCTATGTTGCTCAGGCAGCTCGTCGCCGTGGATGGGAGTGCTCATTCCTGTCCTCCTCGTCGGATGTGAAATATGACACTCTACCATAGACGAGTGATAAACCGCGGGGCATCGGTTCGGGGGGATTGCCTGATTATGCAACCGGGCGCGAGGCGGGGAGGTTGCGGGGGATGGGCAGGCTATAGCGTCAGGCCGCCTATGCGTTAAACTGGCAGGGTGACTAAGCCTTCCACTACCCCTCGTCCAGTCCTCGTGGTGGATTTCGGGGCTCAGTACGCGCAGCTTATCGCCCGTCGCGTGCGCGAGGCCCAGATTTACTCCGAGGTAGTCCCCAACTCCGCCACCGTGGAGGAGATCGAGGCCAAGAACCCGGCCGCGCTGATCCTCTCCGGTGGTCCTTCCTCCGTCTACGCCGACGGCGCCCCGGCCCTGAAGCCGGAGCTGCTGGAGCTCGGCGTGCCGGTCTTCGGCATCTGCTACGGCTTCCAGGCCATGAATCACGCCCTGGGCGGCACCGTCTCCTCCACCGGAGAGCGCGAGTACGGCCGCACCGACCTGCACGTGGATGACCAGGCCGGCGTGCTGCACGCCGGCCTGGAAGAAACCCACAAGGTCTGGATGTCCCACGGCGACGCGGTCTCGGCCGCCCCGGAGGGCTTCACTGTGACCGCCTCCTCCGCGGGCGCCCCGGTGGCCGCCATGGAGTGCGTGGACAAGAAGATGGCCGGCGTCCAGTACCACCCGGAGGTGCTGCACTCGCCGCACGGCCAGGAAGTTCTGACCCGCTTTCTGACCGAAATCGCCGGCCTGGAGCAGAACTGGACCGCCGATAACATCGCCGAGCAGCTCATCGGCGACGTCCGCGCCCAGGTCGGCGAGACCGGCCGGGCCATCTGCGGCCTGTCCGGCGGCGTGGACTCCGCCGTGGCCGCCGCCCTCGTGCAGCGCGCCATCGGCGACCGCCTGACCTGTGTATTCGTGGACCACGGCCTGCTGCGCGCCGGGGAACGCGAACAGGTGGAAAAGGACTTCGTGGCCTCCACCGGTGCCAAGCTGGTCACCGTGGACGAGCGCGCTTCCTTCCTGGAGAAGCTGGCCGGCAAGACCGACCCGGAAGACAAGCGCAAGGCCATCGGCGCGGAATTCATCCGCTCGTTCGAGCGCGCCGTCGCCGGCGTGCTGGATGACGCCCCGGAAGGCTCCACCGTGGACTACCTGGTGCAGGGCACCCTGTACCCGGACGTCGTGGAATCCGGCGGCGGCGACGGCACCGCGAACATCAAGTCCCACCACAACGTCGGCGGCCTGCCGGACGACGTGGAATTCGAGCTGGTCGAGCCGCTGCGCCTGTTGTTCAAGGACGAGGTCCGCGCCGTGGGCCGCGAGCTGGGCCTGCCGGAAGAGATTGTCAACCGCCAGCCCTTCCCGGGCCCGGGCCTGGGCATCCGCATCATCGGTGAGGTCACCGAGGATCGCCTGGAGACCCTGCGCCAGGCCGATCTCATCGCCCGCACCGAGCTGACCAACGCCGGCCTGGACGCCGAGATCTGGCAGTGCCCGGTGGTCCTGCTGGCCGACGTGCGCTCCGTCGGCGTCCAGGGCGACGGCCGCACCTACGGCCACCCGATCGTGCTGCGCCCGGTCTCCTCCGAGGACGCCATGACCGCGGACTGGACCCGCATCCCTTACGACGTGCTGGAGAAGATCTCCACCAAGATCACCAACGAGGTCAAGGAAGTCAACCGCGTCGTGCTCGACGTGACCTCCAAGCCGCCGGGAACCATCGAGTGGGAATAAGCCGGAAAGCTTAAACCGGCTTCAGCTGAAGGCACGCGCCTTCAGCGTAAAACCCGCCGCCGCTACCTCAGGAACGCGTCCTGGTAGCGGCGGCGGGTTTTGTATTTTCGAGGCTTTAACAGTTCCGGTGGGGCCGTCTATTCGTACCGCAGGGCCTCAATGGGGTCGAGTTTAGCGGCCTTGCCGGCGGGGTAGTAGCCGAAGAACAGGCCGATGGCGAGGGCGAAGAGCAGGGAGATGACCACGGCGGACAGCGGTGGGAAGGCGAGTAGCCCCATCGCGGCGGAGCCGGCCATGCCGGCTAGGGCGCCGAGGATGATGCCGATGACGCCGCCGACCAGGCAGACGATGATGGCCTCGGTAACGAACTGCCAGCGGATATCCCGCCGGGTGGCGCCCAGAGCCTTGCGCACGCCGATCTCCCGGGTGCGCTCGGTGACGGTGATCAGCATGATGTTCATGACGCCGATTCCGCCGACCAGCAGGGAGATACCGCCGATGGCGGCCAGGCCGATGCTCAGCGAGGTAATGATCTGGTTGAAGCTGGCCATGTCCTGGCTAAAGTCCGCGACCTTGGCGTGGTAGGCGTCGTTGTCCGCGTACATCTCGTCCAGGGCCGCGCGCAGGCGGTCGGCCGCGGCTTGCTTGTCGGCCGAGTCGGCCACCTGGACCGTCAGGTGGTTGAAAGCTTCCCCGGCGCCGGGCTGCTTCGAATAGCTCGCCGCCAGCGGGTAGGGGACCGTCAGGCTGAGATCCTGGGCGCTGACGCTGAGCAGGCCGGCGGATTCCTCCCGCGCCTTTACTCCGACGACCATCAGATCTAGCGCGTTGCCTCCCTCCGGGGTAAATTCCAGGAATTGGCCGAGCGCGTTGTGCGGGTCCGCGCCGAAGAGTTTTTCCGCCAGGTCCGCGTTGAGAACGGCCACTGGGCGGGCGCCGTCGATGTCGGCGGCCTCGATGTCCCGTCCCGCCGACAGCGGGTCGCCGTTAATCAGCGCCATGTCCGGGTTGATGCCGCGGGTGGTCGCGGAGACCTCCTGGGGCACGAGCTGGTTGTCCATAGAGACCTTGCCGAAAGTGGCGGAGTTTTCCCCGACGCCGATCCCGGTGACCATGTCGCCCATGTGCTCCCGCAACTGATCGAGCTGTTCGGGGCTAATCAGCGAGGCGCTATCGATGCCCCCGCCGGAGCCATACATGGCCGCCGAGTCCTCGGCGTCCTCCTCCCCGTCGGCGGGGCGGGAGGTGACATCGACGTTGAGGTTGTTGATGCCTGCGTCATCCAGGTTTTGCTGGAACTGGTTTTTCAGCGAGGCGCTCAGCGTCATGATGGCGATGACTGCGGCGATACCGATGATCACACCCAGCAGCGTCAAAAACGAGCGCATCTTGTTGGTGCGCAGGCTGGTCAGCGCCAGGAAGACGGATTCCTTAATGCTCACGGGGCTCCTCCCGCAGGATGCCGTCGCGCATGGTGACGGTGCGTTCGGTCTCTTCGGCTAGTTCCGGGTTGTGGGTGATGAACACGATGGTCTTGCCGTGCTCGTGGTGCAGCGTGTGGAAAAGGTCCATCACGCGGCGGCCGGTGTGCGAGTCCAGCGCGCCGGTCGGTTCGTCGGCGAGGAGGATGTCGGGGTCGTTGGCCAGCGCGCGGGCGATGGCCACGCGCTGCTTCTGCCCACCGGACAGCTCGTTGGGCAGGTGGTGGGCGCGGTCGGCCATGCCGACGAGCTCGAGCAGCTCTGCGGCCCGCTGCGCGCGCTGCTTGGCGGGCACGCCGGCGTAGACCAGGGGCATTTCCACGTTCTTGGCGGCGCTGATGCGGCCGACCAGGTTGAAGTTCTGGAAGACGAAGCCGATGGCCTGGCTGCGGTAGTGCGCCAGCTGGTCGTCGGTGCTATCGAGCACGTCGATGCCGTCGAGCAGGTAGGTGCCAGCGCTGGGCCGGTCCAGCAGCCCGATGATGTTCATCAGGGTTGACTTGCCGGAACCGGAGGCGCCGACCACCGCGGTAAATTCCCCGCGGGGGACCTGGAAATCGCAGCCTGGCAGGACGGTCAGTTCCCCTTCGGTGCCGACGTTGAAGCTTTTGACGATGCCGCGCATGTCGATGAGGGCGTGGTTCTCGGTCACTGTTCGCTGCCTTCGAATCCGGCGATGGTGACGTTCTGGTCGACCAGGTCCTCGTGATCGCGGGCCTGGGTGAGCACGATCTCGCCGGGCTTGACCTCCGTGCCCTTGAGCTGTGCGGCGAAGGCACTGGTAATGCCCACGGTCACTGGGCGCTTGACCACGCGGTAGCCGTCCTCGTCCGGGTTGTCGCCGGCGGGCTCGGCCACGAGGACGAAGGCGCGCTGCCCCTCGGTGAGAATCGCGGTCAGCGGCACGGTGGGCACGTGCTTTTGTTCGGCGGAGACGATCTTGGTCTTCGCGGTGGAGCCGATGTGCAGGCCCTCGGTGTCGCCGGTGACCTCGATGGTGACCGGGAAGGTCGCCTTGGTGGCCCCGCCCTGCCCGGCCAGTGAGGCACTATCCCCGCCGGCGCCGGCGCCAGCGGCGGCGGCCTCGGGTTGCTGGGCGACCGGGGAGATGCCGGTGACCTTGCCGGCAAATTCCTTGCCCGGGGCGCTCGGGGAAGTAAACGTAACCCGGTTGCCCGGGTGCAGGTTGGGCATGTCGGCCTCGTTGACGGTGGTGCGAATTTCCAGCGTGGAGTCATCCGCCACGGTGGCCACCGGCCCTTCCGCGGGGCTGCCCTCTTTGGCGTTCAAGGCGGTCACGACTCCCTCGAAGGGGGCGGACAGGGTGCCGGCGTTGATGGAGTTTTCCAGCCCGGCGTTGGCCAGGTTGGCCGACTCCTGGGCGGCGGACACGTCCTCCTGGGCGCGGGCCAGGGCGCGCTCCTGGGCGGCGATCTGGGTCTGGATGTCGCCGGAGGCAGCCGCGGCAGCGCCCTCCTCGTCCGCGCCGGCGCTCGCGGCCGCGGTTTCCCCGTTGGCGGCGGCGGTGTAGAGGCGGTCGAGCTCGGCCTGGGCGTCGGCCACCTGGTTCTGGGCGGAGCGCAGCTCGGTGCGCTGGGTGGCGCGCTGGCCGGCCAGCTCCTGCTCCTCCGGGGTGGTGTCAATGACGGCCAGGGGCTGCTGGGCCTGGACGCGGTCGCCCACGTGCACGCGCACGCTGGAGACCGGGCCGGTCAGGCGCGTGGACAGCACGGCCTCTTCGCGGGCGGCCACGGTGCCGTTGGCGCTGACCGCGTTGGTGACGTCCCCGCGGGTGACCTCGGTGACGTCGTCGGCCTGCAGGACGCTCCCGCTGGCCACGCTGGCGTACCAGGACCAGGCAAGTGCGCCGAGGACGAGGACAACCACGGCGATTATGGCGCCGATAATCAGCGGCTTTTTGGTTTTCTTCTTAGCGGTAGCGGGCTCAATGGCCATAACAGCTAGTACTCCTTTTGAGTAAAGGCCTCGGGGCAAAGGCAGGATTTAAGGCTCTGGCACCGTTGGGGTGGCAGACAGGCAAGTTTTGGCAGTTGCTAACTATAGACGCGAAAACCCTCTCCTTAATCCTCCCTGAGAATGATTTTCCGGAAACCACATAGCCGGGGAAATCGCGTCGGGGAGGATGAAAAGGGAGAGGTAAAAGAGCGGGGAGAGGGGAGCGGTGAGCAGACGGCAGGCTGCGCGCTGTGTGCCTAAGAGTTGGCAGCCGCGGTGGGGTAGTCGATGGTGACGTTGCCAACGCCGGCGTCGACGTGGACGGCGAACTTGGCGTCGGGGTTGTCCTGCTCGCGGCAGTTGCTAGCGCCCACGCCGTCGTCACAGGTCAGGCTGTAGGAGACGCCCTTTGGCAGGACGATGTCGGTGTTGCCGACCCCGGCGTCGATGGTGACCTCGGTGCGTTGGTTGAGCTGGTCCCAGTCGCGGATCTGGCTGAAGTCCACCTTGCCGTAGCCGACGGAGAAGTCGTAGGTTCGTGGCAGGTCCTTCACCGAGGTGGGAGTGTATTCGTGGTCGTCAAAGACGAAGCCGTCGCTGATGGTCAGCCCGTCGGTGGGGTTGTCGACGTGGCGGACCACCCGGAAGCCCACGGTCGTGGCGATGACCAGGGCGGCGGCCAGGACCACGCCGAAGAAGCTCAAGGCGACGACCAGGAGGGTCTTGAAGAGGGAACGCTTCTTCTTCGGCTCCGCGGCCGGGCGCGGGTCTGGCAGGTGCCAGGTGTCCGGGGCGGCGCCCAACGGATCCCAGGCCGGCGGGGTGTTCCGGCCCGGCGGGAAGGGGTAGCCGTCCACCGGGGTGAACATCGACATGTCTACCTCCGGGTCCGCGGCCGGCTGCGCCTGCTGCGCGTCGGTCTGGGCGAGCTGTCCGGCCGCCAAAAGTCCCGCCGGCGGGGTCGGTCGGTGGCGGTACAGGAAGAACCAGATCAGGCCGGTGAACAGGGCAATGCCAAGCGCCGAGGAGCTAAAGGAGGAGAAGAAGGAGTCTTCCATGATGGTTACCGACCACGCCCCGGAGGTCATCAGGAAGCCGATGAGCAAGGCGATGGCTAGGCCGGACTCGGAAGTCTCCCCGTCCCGGCGGCCGAAGAGGTCTTCGGCCGGGGAGGAGGCCTTGGAATAGCGGGGCATCAGCGCCCAGGCCAGGAAGTAGGCCGCCAGCCCGCCGCCGAAGGCGAGGGTGGTGGCCACGAAGGCCACGCGGGGCAGGACCGGGTCGATGCCGAAGCGAGCGCCGATGCCCTCGCACACGCCGGCGATCTTGGCGTTGCCGCCTTGCTCGGCGGGGATACGCGGCGGGCGGGTGGCCCACATGGCGCGTAGGGTCTCGCCTAGGCTGTCGGTGGAGTCGGAGCGGGTGGGGGTGGAATAGGGGCTGGCGGGGGCATCGTTAGCGGAAGCGTCCGCGTGGGGCTCGGAGCGGGGCGTGGAGTGGAACGGCTCGTATGGGGAAGTCATGCTTTAAGTATGGTCTGCGCGTCTGCCCCCGCACATCGGGGAGCGCCCTGAT from Corynebacterium confusum includes these protein-coding regions:
- the guaB gene encoding IMP dehydrogenase, whose translation is MTDNRVQTGGNDPDKILLNGLTFDDVLLLPAESNIVPSEVDTSAQFTRNIRLGIPLSSAAMDTVTEARMAIAMARQGGIGVLHRNLSTQEQAEQVETVKRSESGMVTDPVVASPDMTIEEVDALCARFRISGLPVVDDKGVLLGICTNRDMRFEPDFQRKVSDIMTSMPLVVAKEGVSKSEALKLLSNNKVEKLPIVDDNNVLVGLITVKDFVKSEQYPNASKDSSGRLLVAAGIGTGEESYERAGALVDAGVDVLVVDSAHAHNNRVLEMVSRVKKDFGHRVDVVGGNLATREAAQAMIDAGADAIKVGIGPGSICTTRVVAGVGAPQITAIMEAAAVAGPAGVPIIGDGGMQYSGDVAKALAAGADTVMLGSMFAGTKEAPGDTVVVGGKQYKRYRGMGSMGAMQGRGLSGEKRSYSKDRYFQADVRSEDKLVPEGVEGKVPYRGEIDAITHQIIGGLRAAMGYTGSASIADLKTKRFVRITAAGLRESHPHDLQQTVEAPNYR
- a CDS encoding GuaB3 family IMP dehydrogenase-related protein, with the translated sequence MRDYVEIGLGRQAQRTYDLDDISLVPTRRTRSSKDVDTTWHIDAYTFDIPFVSHPTDALATPEFVIEMGKQGGLGVINAEGLWGRHADLETALEQVYSHPGDNSVLQELHAADLDTDLLTERIRQVREAGVTVAVRVSPQNARELAPVVIAAGAELLFIQGTLISAEHVSTGGEPLNLKEFIGSLDVPVIAGGVADYTTALHLMRTGAAGVIVGGGVNTNPETVGIDVPLATAVADAAAARRDYLDETGGRYVHLLADGDFVNSAEISKAVACGADGVVLGPLLASAREAGGKGWYWPAAAGHPRFPRGFVDYAAVPGDLDVDFLDGEAEHNAPSLEVVLHGPSNEPFGQFNLVGGLKRAMAKCGYTDLKSFQKVNLAIRG
- a CDS encoding amino acid permease; its protein translation is MSTPIHGDELPEQHSPEHIAQSREEFDLEHIHEEDIQDPVEGEDSSAGSDLTWAITLFGTAVGAGILFLPINAGSFGFWPLLIATAFIGPVVFFSHRTYARIVAASPIKGLDVLQVITALTGRKRGLATALLYWLAIYPTVLIYGISITNTVDSFIVNQLGGPEINRWVLASVCIGVLTLAFAAGKKAVLWLGSALVYPLIIALAVVSFYLIPQWDLASFYSYQSDTPLWKSLLLILPVLVFSFSHMAALSQFALDAQQGHGDDVAGTERQVSRVELITACLLVAFTMFFVWSCSMAMGAEGMDAAGEANIPILSYFANVTHTPFMAFLAPVVAICAIASSFSGHMLGTEEGTKYIFRVLAPRTADKLTGKKLTYVIYVMVFIGSVAVAVYNPSILDFISVVGGIFVAFLVYIVPMLLFRKATAFKHYATRPDTIFVFIVGLVIMAVSAWGIVAGS
- the guaA gene encoding glutamine-hydrolyzing GMP synthase, whose product is MTKPSTTPRPVLVVDFGAQYAQLIARRVREAQIYSEVVPNSATVEEIEAKNPAALILSGGPSSVYADGAPALKPELLELGVPVFGICYGFQAMNHALGGTVSSTGEREYGRTDLHVDDQAGVLHAGLEETHKVWMSHGDAVSAAPEGFTVTASSAGAPVAAMECVDKKMAGVQYHPEVLHSPHGQEVLTRFLTEIAGLEQNWTADNIAEQLIGDVRAQVGETGRAICGLSGGVDSAVAAALVQRAIGDRLTCVFVDHGLLRAGEREQVEKDFVASTGAKLVTVDERASFLEKLAGKTDPEDKRKAIGAEFIRSFERAVAGVLDDAPEGSTVDYLVQGTLYPDVVESGGGDGTANIKSHHNVGGLPDDVEFELVEPLRLLFKDEVRAVGRELGLPEEIVNRQPFPGPGLGIRIIGEVTEDRLETLRQADLIARTELTNAGLDAEIWQCPVVLLADVRSVGVQGDGRTYGHPIVLRPVSSEDAMTADWTRIPYDVLEKISTKITNEVKEVNRVVLDVTSKPPGTIEWE
- a CDS encoding ABC transporter permease, yielding MSIKESVFLALTSLRTNKMRSFLTLLGVIIGIAAVIAIMTLSASLKNQFQQNLDDAGINNLNVDVTSRPADGEEDAEDSAAMYGSGGGIDSASLISPEQLDQLREHMGDMVTGIGVGENSATFGKVSMDNQLVPQEVSATTRGINPDMALINGDPLSAGRDIEAADIDGARPVAVLNADLAEKLFGADPHNALGQFLEFTPEGGNALDLMVVGVKAREESAGLLSVSAQDLSLTVPYPLAASYSKQPGAGEAFNHLTVQVADSADKQAAADRLRAALDEMYADNDAYHAKVADFSQDMASFNQIITSLSIGLAAIGGISLLVGGIGVMNIMLITVTERTREIGVRKALGATRRDIRWQFVTEAIIVCLVGGVIGIILGALAGMAGSAAMGLLAFPPLSAVVISLLFALAIGLFFGYYPAGKAAKLDPIEALRYE
- a CDS encoding ABC transporter ATP-binding protein encodes the protein MRGIVKSFNVGTEGELTVLPGCDFQVPRGEFTAVVGASGSGKSTLMNIIGLLDRPSAGTYLLDGIDVLDSTDDQLAHYRSQAIGFVFQNFNLVGRISAAKNVEMPLVYAGVPAKQRAQRAAELLELVGMADRAHHLPNELSGGQKQRVAIARALANDPDILLADEPTGALDSHTGRRVMDLFHTLHHEHGKTIVFITHNPELAEETERTVTMRDGILREEPREH
- a CDS encoding efflux RND transporter periplasmic adaptor subunit produces the protein MAIEPATAKKKTKKPLIIGAIIAVVVLVLGALAWSWYASVASGSVLQADDVTEVTRGDVTNAVSANGTVAAREEAVLSTRLTGPVSSVRVHVGDRVQAQQPLAVIDTTPEEQELAGQRATQRTELRSAQNQVADAQAELDRLYTAAANGETAAASAGADEEGAAAAASGDIQTQIAAQERALARAQEDVSAAQESANLANAGLENSINAGTLSAPFEGVVTALNAKEGSPAEGPVATVADDSTLEIRTTVNEADMPNLHPGNRVTFTSPSAPGKEFAGKVTGISPVAQQPEAAAAGAGAGGDSASLAGQGGATKATFPVTIEVTGDTEGLHIGSTAKTKIVSAEQKHVPTVPLTAILTEGQRAFVLVAEPAGDNPDEDGYRVVKRPVTVGITSAFAAQLKGTEVKPGEIVLTQARDHEDLVDQNVTIAGFEGSEQ
- a CDS encoding PspC domain-containing protein, whose protein sequence is MTSPYEPFHSTPRSEPHADASANDAPASPYSTPTRSDSTDSLGETLRAMWATRPPRIPAEQGGNAKIAGVCEGIGARFGIDPVLPRVAFVATTLAFGGGLAAYFLAWALMPRYSKASSPAEDLFGRRDGETSESGLAIALLIGFLMTSGAWSVTIMEDSFFSSFSSSALGIALFTGLIWFFLYRHRPTPPAGLLAAGQLAQTDAQQAQPAADPEVDMSMFTPVDGYPFPPGRNTPPAWDPLGAAPDTWHLPDPRPAAEPKKKRSLFKTLLVVALSFFGVVLAAALVIATTVGFRVVRHVDNPTDGLTISDGFVFDDHEYTPTSVKDLPRTYDFSVGYGKVDFSQIRDWDQLNQRTEVTIDAGVGNTDIVLPKGVSYSLTCDDGVGASNCREQDNPDAKFAVHVDAGVGNVTIDYPTAAANS